The DNA segment GTGATCGACCTGGGGTTCAACGAGGTCGTCAGCTTCATCTTCCCGTCCCCGTCCAGCCTGAGCACCGTGTTGCCCGCGGTGCTCCCATTCCTCTGAAGCGAGCCATGAGCGAGATCGACGAGACCCCCGAGTCCGAAGCGACCGAAGCCGCCCCCGGCGACGTCGTCGTGGACGAAGTTGCCGCCGAGGCCGGTGACGTAGTCGGCGAAGCGGCAGGCGAGGACGCAACCGCAGGCGAGGACGCAACCGACGGTGCCGATGGCGAGACCGCTGTCGGCGAGGCCGCAGACGGCGAGCCGGCGACCACCCGCCGCCGCCGCAAGCAGAGCCCCTATGACCGCCCCGGTCGTTGGTACGTGCTGCACAGCCAGTCTGGCTACGAGAACAAGGTTCGCCAGAACCTCGAGGCCCGCACGCACTCCATGAACATGGAAGAGCGCATCTACGAGATTCAGATCCCGATGGAGGACGTCTCGGAGATCCGCAACGGCAAGAAGGTCGTCCTCCAAAAGAAGATGTTCCCCGGCTATCTGCTGATCCGCTGCGAACTCGACGATGATTCGTGGTACGTGATCCGCAACACCCCGGGCGTCACCGGGTTCGTCGGCGCCGGCAACAAGCCGACCCCGCTGCCTCGCCACGAGGTCGAGGCATTCCTGTCGGTTCCCGACGATGAGGTCGAGGTCCAGGCGCGGCGCTCCAAGCCCCGCAGCGAGTACGAGTTGCACGAGTCGGTTCGTGTCAAGGAGGGTCCGTTCGCGGACTTCTCCGGCGAGATCGTGGAGATCAACACCGACCAGCTCAAGCTCAAGGTGCTCGTTAACATCTTCGGCCGAGAGACCCCTGTCGAGCTGGAGTTCGGTCAGGTCGCAAAGCTGTAGTGCGCAACGGGGTTTGCCCCGCGCCTGCGCATTTCGACACACTCCACTACGTCATTCGAGAAAGAGTTCAACACCATGGCCAAGAAGGTCTCCGCAGTCGTCAAGATCCAGATCCCCGCCGGTGGCGCAACCCCGGCTCCGCCCGTCGGCACCGCGCTCGGCCCGCACGGCATCGCGATCATGGACTTCTGCAAGGAATACAACGCACGCACCGAAGCCCAGCGCGGCACCGTGATCCCCGTCGAGATCACCATCTTCGAAGACCGCTCCTTCACCTTCATCACCAAGACGCCGCCGGCGCCGGTGCTCATCCGTGAAGCCGCCAAGCTCGAAAAGGGCTCGCAGACCCCGGGCAAGTCGATCGCCGGAACGCTCACCGACGAGCAGGTCACCGCGATCGCCAACATCAAGCTTCCCGACCTGAACACCGACGACATCGACGCTGCCAAACAGCAGATCGTCGGCACCGCCCGCTCGATGGGCATTCGCGTCCAGGGCTGACGCACACCCGTCGTTCATCGCGATCGGTCGTCCTGGCCGGTCGCCACGATCATTCATCACCGGCACCGGCGGATCACCTCGCCGTCGGGCCTGACCACAGAGGGAGCCAATCATGGCGAAGGGTAAGAAATACAACGACGCGCTGAAGCGCTTCGACCGCGAACAGTTCCACACCGGAACCGAGGCGATCGAGCTGGCCAAGAGCATCGCCACCGCGAAGTTCGACGAGACCGTCGAAGCCGCGTTCCGCCTCGGGGTCGACCCCCGAAAGGCCGACCAGATGGTGCGTGGCACCGTGGCCCTGCCCGCCGGAACCGGCAAGGCCGTCCGTGTCGCGGTGTTCGCCGCCGGCGACGCGGCCCGCGAGGCCGAGGCTGCGGGCGCCGAGTACGTCGGTTCCGACGACCTCGCCGCGAAGATCGAAGCCGGCAACCTCGATTTCGATGTCACCATCGCCACCCCGGACCTGATGCCGCTCGTGGGGCGCCTCGGTCGCGTGCTCGGCCCGCGCGGCCTCATGCCGAACCCGAAGACCGGCACCGTCACCAACGACGTGGCCAAGGCCGTCGAGGAGTTCAAGGGCGGCAAGGTCGAATACCGCACCGACCGTCACGGCAACGTGCACGTGCCGATCGGCAAGGTGAGCTTCGACGTCGCGGATCTGGTCAACAACTACCAGGCCGTGGTCGACGAACTCCAGCGCGCCAAGCCCGCCTCGTCGAAGGGCAAGTACTTCAAGAAGGTCACCGTCGCCACCACCATGGGCCCGGGCGTGCGGATCGACCCGAACCGTTTGGCCGAGTAACCTCGGTCGCCAAGATCGCCGCCCGCCGCCCATCCGTGTGCGTCGGGCGACAACACATTCGCTCGCCGCAGACATCCGGTTGCAACGTCTCCCTTTCGGGGGAGGCCTGCCGAAGGGAGGCTCGAAAGGGTCCTCCGCCCGACGAGGTGGACTTACCTGGCTTCAGGGACGTTCGCGCGGTATGCGAACGTCCCTTCGTCGTCAGGTGGGGTGAATCTTCGGGAAACCGGAGGCCACTGCGCCAACGCAGGAGGGGCGAACAACCCCAACTCCCACCGCCCGGTGGGACTGAGTTGACGTTGAAAGGAGGTGCAGAACATGGAGAATCCTCGACCGGAAAAGGTTGCGATCGTCGAAGAGGTCCGCCAGAAGCTTGAACAAGCCGATGCGGTCATCTTCACCGAGTATCGCGGTCTCACGGTTGGCGAACTCGGAAAGCTCCGCTCTGGCATGCGTGCCGGCGGTGGGGAATACAAGGTGTACAAGAACACCCTGGTGCGAATCGCCGCCCGCGAGATCGGTCTCGACCTCGACGAAAAGCTGACCGGCCCGACCGCCATCGCGTTCATCACCACGAACGAAGACGGCACGGGTGGCGATATCGCCTCGGTGGCCAAAGCGCTCAAGAACTTCGCCAAAGACCAGCCGTTGCTGGTCATCAAGGGCGGTGTGCTCGGCGACAAGGTCCTCGACGACAAGGAAGCCACGGCGCTTGCCGACCTTCCGACCGCCAGCGAGATCTATGCCCGCTTGGCGGGTGCGATCAATGGTCAGGCCCGTGCTCTGGCCAGTGTCATCAGTGGAGTCCACCGCAGTCTGGGATATGTGTTCCAGGCCGCGATCGACGCC comes from the Microthrixaceae bacterium genome and includes:
- the rplJ gene encoding 50S ribosomal protein L10 codes for the protein MENPRPEKVAIVEEVRQKLEQADAVIFTEYRGLTVGELGKLRSGMRAGGGEYKVYKNTLVRIAAREIGLDLDEKLTGPTAIAFITTNEDGTGGDIASVAKALKNFAKDQPLLVIKGGVLGDKVLDDKEATALADLPTASEIYARLAGAINGQARALASVISGVHRSLGYVFQAAIDANAFSGEAASAPAAEEPAEEAPAPEAAADEAPAADEAPETTEDAPAAEAAEESEN
- the nusG gene encoding transcription termination/antitermination protein NusG; this encodes MSEIDETPESEATEAAPGDVVVDEVAAEAGDVVGEAAGEDATAGEDATDGADGETAVGEAADGEPATTRRRRKQSPYDRPGRWYVLHSQSGYENKVRQNLEARTHSMNMEERIYEIQIPMEDVSEIRNGKKVVLQKKMFPGYLLIRCELDDDSWYVIRNTPGVTGFVGAGNKPTPLPRHEVEAFLSVPDDEVEVQARRSKPRSEYELHESVRVKEGPFADFSGEIVEINTDQLKLKVLVNIFGRETPVELEFGQVAKL
- the rplK gene encoding 50S ribosomal protein L11, producing MAKKVSAVVKIQIPAGGATPAPPVGTALGPHGIAIMDFCKEYNARTEAQRGTVIPVEITIFEDRSFTFITKTPPAPVLIREAAKLEKGSQTPGKSIAGTLTDEQVTAIANIKLPDLNTDDIDAAKQQIVGTARSMGIRVQG
- the rplA gene encoding 50S ribosomal protein L1, producing the protein MMAKGKKYNDALKRFDREQFHTGTEAIELAKSIATAKFDETVEAAFRLGVDPRKADQMVRGTVALPAGTGKAVRVAVFAAGDAAREAEAAGAEYVGSDDLAAKIEAGNLDFDVTIATPDLMPLVGRLGRVLGPRGLMPNPKTGTVTNDVAKAVEEFKGGKVEYRTDRHGNVHVPIGKVSFDVADLVNNYQAVVDELQRAKPASSKGKYFKKVTVATTMGPGVRIDPNRLAE